The Leishmania braziliensis MHOM/BR/75/M2904 complete genome, chromosome 15 genome has a window encoding:
- a CDS encoding putative mitochondrial carrier protein — MASTSPAEGNSLVSVFAGGFAGICSTCVTNPLDTIRVRLSSDRAATGKSHKSLLITARELFHEGLFHAFSRGLGANIMASMPSNAVYLPTYRFLKNELVDSGMSEHVRPMVCAFGAVTATNLTLAPLFLIRTRVQVDDRLSIHQVFKDVMRRDGIRGLYRGTITNIAGRFVEEGCFWTVYELLKRVTHEGSFGERSFWWSSAAVVSLTMMAKLVAVGIAYPYNVVMNHLRTVNKVTGEHDYVRVMPTVRHIYEADGFLGFYKGLAPQILRSVISKATQIYAFELVLFTYAQMHHRKPLPVPVVCIIDPAAESDESTME; from the coding sequence ATGGCATCTACGTCGCCCGCAGAAGGGAACAGCCTAGTTTCCGTCTTTGCTGGCGGGTTCGCCGGTATCTGCTCGACGTGCGTCACGAACCCGCTCGACACGATTCGCGTGCGGTTGTCATCCGATCGCGCTGCCACAGGCAAGTCCCATAAGAGCCTGTTGATCACAGCGCGCGAACTCTTTCATGAGGGCCTCTTCCACGCCTTCAGCCGTGGTCTCGGCGCCAACATCATGGCCTCCATGCCATCCAACGCTGTCTACCTTCCCACGTATCGCTTTCTCAAGAATGAGCTCGTCGATTCAGGGATGAGCGAGCATGTGCGACCGATGGTTTGCGCTTTTGGCGCTGTCACAGCCACCAATCTGACCCTCGCCCCGCTGTTTCTCATTCGGACCCGGGTGCAGGTAGACGACAGACTCAGCATCCACCAGGTGTTTAAGGATGTCATGCGCCGCGACGGAATACGAGGGCTTTACCGCGGCACCATCACCAACATAGCCGGCCGCTTTGTAGAAGAGGGGTGTTTCTGGACTGTGTATGAGCTGCTCAAGCGTGTGACGCATGAAGGCAGCTTTGGCGAGCGGAGCTTCTGGTGgtcctcggcagcggtggtgtccTTGACGATGATGGCGAAGCTGGTGGCAGTCGGCATTGCGTATCCGTACAACGTCGTCATGAACCACCTGCGCACGGTGAACAAGGTGACGGGAGAGCACGACTACGTGCGGGTGATGCCAACAGTGCGCCACATTTATGAGGCCGACGGCTTCCTCGGCTTCTACAAGGGGTTGGCCCCTCAGATTCTACGCAGCGTGATTAGCAAGGCGACACAAATATATGCATTCGAGCTGGTGCTCTTCACCTATGCACAGATGCACCACCGCAAGCCACTGCCAGTCCCGGTGGTGTGTATCATCGACCCCGCTGCTGAGTCCGATGAATCGACGATGGAGTAG
- a CDS encoding putative ATP-dependent RNA helicase: MPLEDGDEYAQRRTAGDAGAAAVIEGSEQTQERVMWLELGLCKALIRAVSHLGYIAPTPVQAKAIPAVLRGVDVCARAVTGSGKTAAFLLPLAHLLLTRQPQKATMMNSRRRFIRAVVLLPTRELGVQCQEMLRQLLQFTSGLTVALAIGGVAPAAQVAALDAAPDILVATPGRLVDYIHNYKDGAGLDLTGVEVLVLDECDKMLTVTLQDQVLDILQHVPEETRQMLMFSATMTKDVDEFAREHLFKPLNIDIGHIALQSKLRQQFVRIRITPETPTPTADDVDAATATTAAATAKGSETPREKRLRQKRRRAERASADDEDVQNGAATAESEQEHIAKVKTRYLVALCHNYLKDKTIIFCRYRTTTHRLTLVFKALGLSVAEVQGNQLQEERFQAFEKFARSEVRYLITTDVASRGLDIQGVATVLNYDLPPTLTAYIHRVGRTARIGQTGTAVSLVHEVEDADIMRKILSVSGAINDHQVATVKRRDVPDALLAKATKDVDSVFPQVRAQLAAEQLEEKISQAERRYGATKDGFLSEVTTKAKREWCLSREERKKRDEEARRLYEKEAEVTINHFQNELSNLAREETEILQRQRKVRRLERDKKTREEGKVKARARELRMKSEKKIQAGVVKKLKQRKIRQASKERRAAARAQKGVAPYKHGDGKQRNKKSRHKRRMKKH, from the coding sequence ATGCCGTTggaggacggcgacgagtatgcacagcggcgcactgctggggatgctggtgctgctgcagtcaTCGAGGGCAGTGAGCAGACGCAGGAGAGGGTCATGTGGCTGGAGCTAGGGCTGTGCAAAGCACTGATCCGCGCTGTGTCGCACCTCGGCTACATTGCACCCACACCAGTGCAGGCGAAGGCCATTCCTGCGGTACTGCGAGGAGTCgacgtgtgtgcgcgagCCGTCACGGGATCCGGCAAGACTGCCGCCTTCTTGCTACCGCTAGCGCACCTACTCCTCACGCGGCAACCGCAGAAGGCAACGATGATGAACAGTCGACGCCGCTTTATCCGCGCTGTTGTGCTGTTGCCCACACGGGAGCTCGGCGTGCAGTGCCAGGAGATGCTAAGGCAGCTCCTCCAGTTCACGTCAGGGCTGACGGTGGCGCTGGCCatcggcggcgtcgcgcctgcggcgcaggtggccGCGCTGGATGCAGCGCCCGATATACTGGTGGCTACTCCTGGCCGGCTTGTGGATTACATCCACAACTACAAGGACGGCGCCGGTCTCGACCTAACcggggtggaggtgctggtgctggaTGAGTGCGACAAGATGCTGACGGTCACTTTGCAAGATCAGGTGTTAGATATTCTGCAGCACGTACCGGAAGAGACGCGCCAGATGCTCATGTTCTCTGCCACCATGACGAAGGATGTGGACGAGTTTGCCAGAGAGCATCTCTTCAAACCCCTTAACATCGACATCGGCCACATCGCCTTGCAGTCGAAGCTCCGGCAGCAGTTTGTGCGCATCCGCATCACCCCCGAGACGCCAACGCCCACTGCCGACGATGTAgatgccgccaccgccaccaccgcagcagccacagcgaAGGGTAGTGAGACACCGCGGGAAAAACGACTGCGCCAGAAGCGGCGTCGGGCAGAGCGGGCGTCAGctgacgacgaggatgtgCAGAACGGCGCTGCCACGGCCGAAAGCGAGCAGGAGCATATCGCCAAGGTCAAGACACGCTACCTCGTTGCTCTCTGCCACAACTACCTAAAAGACAAGACGATCATCTTCTGTCGCTaccgcaccaccacgcaTCGACTGACCCTCGTTTTCAAGGCATTGGGGTTGTCTGTCGCGGAGGTACAGGGCAACCAGCTGCAGGAAGAGCGTTTTCAGGCCTTCGAGAAGTTTGCTCGCAGCGAGGTACGGTACCTGATCACCACGGATGTGGCGTCGCGCGGGCTTGACATTCAAGGAGTGGCCACGGTGCTCAACTACGACTTGCCACCCACCCTCACGGCTTACATCCACCGCGTGGGGCGCACCGCACGCATTGGGCAGACCGGCACCGCGGTGTCTCTCGTGCACGAGGTCGAGGACGCCGACATCATGCGCAAGATCCTCTCGGTGAGCGGCGCTATCAATGACCATCAGGTGGCGACTGTGAAGCGCCGCGATGTGCCGGATGCACTACTGGCCAAGGCGACCAAAGACGTCGACAGCGTCTTTCCGCAGGTGCGAGCGCAGCTGGCGGCCGAGCAACTGGAGGAGAAGATCTCCCAGGCTGAGAGGCGCTACGGCGCCACCAAAGACGGCTTCCTCAGCGAGGTGACAACAAAAGCGAAGCGCGAGTGGTGCCTCAGCCGCGAGGAGCGCAAGAAgcgcgacgaggaggcgcgtcGTCTGTACgagaaggaggcggaggtgacgaTCAACCACTTTCAGAATGAGTTGTCAAACCTGGCGCGAGAGGAGACGGAGATTCTGCAGCGTCAACGAAAGGTGCGCCGCTTGGAGCGGGACAAGAAGACGCGCGAGGAGGGCAAGGTCAAGGCCCGTGCGCGTGAGTTGCGCATGAAGAGTGAGAAGAAGATCCAAGCCGGTGTTGTGAAGAAACTCAAGCAGCGAAAGATCCGCCAGGCTTCCAAGGAGCGGCGTgccgcggcgcgcgcgcagaAGGGCGTTGCGCCCTACAAGCACGGCGACGGTAAACAGCGCAACAAGAAGTCCCGTCATAAGAGGCGCATGAAGAAGCACTGA